Proteins co-encoded in one Medicago truncatula cultivar Jemalong A17 chromosome 8, MtrunA17r5.0-ANR, whole genome shotgun sequence genomic window:
- the LOC11409734 gene encoding uncharacterized protein isoform X1 produces the protein MDLTRNSRKRNVRSPPPASFTFTRSKAHRTRSGQIRSGSSSVSSSRSKNKPPYSVPVQVPFQEEPVPVPVPFGGNDVSKGISDSEFKNLIHDICSEYCESDSEDSDLVKDPCKKAKRDDADSDLPCATTKDLRARRIYSPLSGACESDREVAELGFQSPSFVENGGMRTESAEIPELGFESPSSAENGDTHMDDVRIKSPEILDEPLNFNQGITKLSDEDLGKESVQTTPPNDVICVDLEASCDVRNVEEADTLVVKDMSPAANVAENSSEGRKNSSVHKSKSLIGFLMQVLKPRLPLKLFKAPGSFNYKRLMDAMGDNFGIPKLGHCHEDKKVMGGQGLELPLTSDNHEGSKPETKTDSCTMGDTNGPELASSPMQVDTEKVNGECLSVPSVDDKCVSESKVDPAADFLGARDVGNAFDHGDVKQDSFNRNNLDCAKATDHNGCALEQLGVLNEDCIPMIRDIEICDDIVLNVDQMQGIPQNVKPMDLTRSTQESTVEALYPKADKRNNPLKGKHVHKPYLHGKLIKTPGSVNYRRLLPYFKNLPKDNYGTSGDQAHHKNEEADLYAKEFQLPLPSQSEEASINRQMTVSGSIHDKVDLNILENNISVNPANMSSHGCRPKLPSFQDSSESPMQLDAKEMAHECLSAPSVEANSEKAMISSKNECLSESVTDPCSVVVCDKIVTNGGSPSKEQNLLNVNNNISNLSFENHSRNEKGFTIDYDERKQFVSLEEHESVSRCPPEAQSLNQLDPNMLDAEENETSSHAICKNDDVVVLSHVTVSNEESSSQSEKIISEKLALPDTVTHGGGKTKSLLNGLVNGSKTPSKGSNNKKASFAGEMKNGSESKTTPVLNRCPRVKFLKHAGSLNYKRLLPILLENEKSNSRAANNDHRPKLQKLLDHTPLLPISDSNLPVTPGSDSNDCDPMGDSTGNSGAQQETELQACDLNSDNLSPRYQLQDKQSMLNGPYYLENSTVSPISVHRDLPITPLGPIVDPVVTREEVGSPALSNGEKSPETPGCCRSLSKMKVRDQHDALAVSSRKGILRKNPRGCRGLCTCLNCVSFRLHAERAFEFSRNQLLDAEEVAQDLMKEVSHLRNMLLERCTDNVNDTPLLDGSQVKEACRKASETEQLAKDRFSQMNDDLNIHCRTPSLQRPSVKFSDRVEEKVIQPNR, from the exons ATGGACCTGACCCGAAATTCCCGCAAACGGAACGTCCGATCTCCACCACCCGCCTCTTTCACATTCACCCGCAGCAAAGCTCACCGTACCCGCTCCGGTCAGATCCGGTCCGGTTCAAGTTCCGTTTCAAGTTCCCGCAGCAAAAATAAACCACCATACTCAGTTCCGGTTCAAGTTCCGTTTCAAGAGGAACCCGTTCCCGTTCCCGTTCCTTTTGGTGGAAACGATGTAAGCAAAGGAATTTCAGATTCAGAATTCAAAAAtctaattcatgatatttgtaGCGAATATTGTGAATCAGATTCCGAAGATAGTGATCTTGTTAAAGATCCTTGCAAGAAAGCGAAACGTGATGATGCTGATTCTGATCTACCTTGTGCTACGACCAAGGACCTCCGGGCGAGGCGAATTTATTCCCCACTTTCCGGCGCTTGTGAGTCTGATCGGGAAGTAgctgaattagggtttcaatcTCCGTCGTTTGTGGAAAATGGCGGTATGAGGACGGAATCAGCTGAAATTCCCGAATTAGGGTTTGAATCGCCATCAAGTGCTGAAAATGGAGATACACATATGGATGATGTGAGGATCAAATCTCCTGAGATTCTCGACGAGCCTTTGAATTTTAATCAGGGAATCACCAAGCTGTCAGATGAAGATTTGGGCAAAGAATCAGTGCAAACAACACCACCTAATGATGTCATATGTGTTGATTTAGAAGCTAGCTGCGATGTGAGGAATGTGGAAGAGGCAGACACACTTGTTGTCAAAGATATGTCTCCTGCTGCTAATGTAGCTGAAAATTCAAGCGAGGGCCGGAAAAATAGCTCTGTTCACAAGAGTAAATCT TTGATTGGATTCTTGATGCAGGTACTCAAACCGCGTTTACCTTTGAAATTGTTCAAAGCCCCAGGTTCATTCAATTACAAAAGGCTAATGGATGCTATGGGAGATAATTTCG GTATACCGAAATTGGGTCATTGTCATGAAGACAAGAAGGTTATGGGAGGTCAGGGATTGGAACTTCCTTTGACATCTGATAATCATGAAGGTTCTAAGCCTGAAACTAAGACTGATAGTTGCACCATGGGTGATACCAATGGGCCAGAACTGGCATCTTCACCAATGCAAGTAGATACCGAGAAAGTGAATGGCGAGTGTTTATCTGTGCCATCTGTGGATGATAAATGCGTGAGTGAATCAAAGGTGGATCCAGCTGCAGATTTTCTGGGTGCTAGAGATGTTGGTAATGCTTTTGACCACGGTGATGTTAAGCAAGATTCTTTCAACAGGAATAATCTTGATTGTGCTAAGGCTACTGATCACAATGGCTGTGCCTTAGAGCAGCTTGGTGTTTTGAATGAAGATTGTATACCAATGATTCGTGATATTGAAATATGTGATGATATTGTGCTCAATGTAGACCAAATGCAGGGCATACCTCAGAATGTCAAACCTATGGATCTGACCAGAAGCACTCAGGAAAGCACTGTTGAAGCGTTATACCCCAAAGCCGATAAGAGAAATAATCCACTCAAGGGCAAACAT gttcataaaccatatttgcaCGGGAAGCTGATCAAAACCCCTGGTTCGGTCAACTATAGAAGGTTGCTTCCATATTTTAAGAATCTTCCCAAAGATAACTATG GTACATCTGGTGATCAGGCCCATCATAAAAATGAAGAGGCAGATTTATATGCAAAGGAGTTCCAACTTCCTTTGCCATCTCAAAGTGAAGAAGCTTCTATTAACAGACAAATGACAGTCAGTGGCTCTATCCATGACAAAGTTGACTTGAATATTTTGGAAAACAACATCTCAGTAAATCCTGCTAATATGTCATCTCATGGCTGCCGGCCAAAATTGCCATCTTTCCAAGACTCCTCTGAATCGCCAATGCAATTGGATGCAAAAGAAATGGCACATGAGTGCTTATCTGCACCCTCTGTTGAGGCAAATTCTGAGAAAGCTATGATCAGTTCTAAAAATGAATGCTTGAGTGAATCAGTAACTGATCCTTGTTCAGTAGTGGTGTGTGATAAGATTGTCACAAATGGTGGGTCACCATCCAAAGAACAAAATTTGCTTAATGTCAATAATAATATCTCCAACCTTTCATTTGAGAATCATTCAAGAAATGAGAAAGGATTCACTATCGATTATGATGAAAGAAAGCAGTTTGTGAGTCTGGAGGAGCATGAATCTGTTAGCAGATGTCCTCCTGAAGCTCAGAGTCTAAATCAATTGGATCCTAATATGTTAGATGCCGAAGAGAATGAAACAAGCAGCCATGCAATTTGCAAAAATGACGATGTTGTGGTTTTAAGTCACGTCACCGTCTCAAATGAAGAATCTAGTTCACAGTCAGAGAAGATCATCTCTGAAAAACTGGCGTTACCAGACACTGTAACACATGGTGGTGGCAAAACAAAAAGTCTTCTGAATGGCCTAGTCAATGGTTCAAAGACGCCTTCAAAAGGAAGCAATAACAAAAAAGCTAGTTTTGCTGGTGAGATGAAAAATGGTTCCGAATCCAAGACTACACCG GTTCTAAATCGCTGCCCACGGGTTAAGTTTTTAAAACATGCTGGGTCTTTGAACTACAAAAGATTGCTTccaattttgttggaaaatgagAAGTCTAATTCCC gTGCTGCGAATAATGATCATCGCCCCAAACTTCAGAAGCTTTTGGATCACACACCACTTCTGCCAATTTCAGATTCAAACTTGCCAGTAACTCCTGGAAGTGATTCAAATGATTGTGATCCTATGGGCGATAGTACAGGAAATTCTGGAGCTCAGCAAGAAACAGAGTTGCAAGCTTGTGATTTAAATAGCGATAATTTAAGCCCAAGATATCAACTACAAGATAAACAGAGTATGTTAAATGGACCCTACTATCTGGAGAACTCCACCGTTTCACCAATTTCTGTTCATAGAGATTTACCAATCACACCTTTAGGTCCTATCGTTGATCCAGTTGTCACTAGAGAAGAAGTAGGTTCACCTGCCTTGTCCAACGGAGAGAAATCACCTGAAACACCTGGATGTTGTCGGAGCTTGTCCAAAATGAAAGTCAGAGATCAACATGATGCCCTTGCCGTTAGTTCCCGAAAAGGaattttgagaaaaaacccAAGAGGATGCAGAGGGCTTTGCACATGTTTGAACTGTGTTTCTTTTCGCCTTCATGCAGAAAGAGCATTTGAATTTTCTAGAAATCAGCTGCTAGATGCCGAAGAGGTTGCCCAAGACCTTATGAAGGAAGTATCCCATCTCAGAAACATGTTGTTAGAAAGATGTACTGATAATGTCAACGACACTCCTCTTTTGGATGGAAGTCAG GTGAAAGAAGCCTGCAGGAAAGCATCTGAAACAGAACAACTTGCAAAGGATCGATTTAGCCAGATGAATGATGATCTTAACATACATTGCAGAACACCT AGTCTTCAGCGACCAAGTGTTAAGTTTTCAGATCGTGTTGAGGAAAAGGTCATTCAACCAAACagataa
- the LOC11409734 gene encoding uncharacterized protein isoform X2 yields MDLTRNSRKRNVRSPPPASFTFTRSKAHRTRSGQIRSGSSSVSSSRSKNKPPYSVPVQVPFQEEPVPVPVPFGGNDVSKGISDSEFKNLIHDICSEYCESDSEDSDLVKDPCKKAKRDDADSDLPCATTKDLRARRIYSPLSGACESDREVAELGFQSPSFVENGGMRTESAEIPELGFESPSSAENGDTHMDDVRIKSPEILDEPLNFNQGITKLSDEDLGKESVQTTPPNDVICVDLEASCDVRNVEEADTLVVKDMSPAANVAENSSEGRKNSSVHKSKSVLKPRLPLKLFKAPGSFNYKRLMDAMGDNFGIPKLGHCHEDKKVMGGQGLELPLTSDNHEGSKPETKTDSCTMGDTNGPELASSPMQVDTEKVNGECLSVPSVDDKCVSESKVDPAADFLGARDVGNAFDHGDVKQDSFNRNNLDCAKATDHNGCALEQLGVLNEDCIPMIRDIEICDDIVLNVDQMQGIPQNVKPMDLTRSTQESTVEALYPKADKRNNPLKGKHVHKPYLHGKLIKTPGSVNYRRLLPYFKNLPKDNYGTSGDQAHHKNEEADLYAKEFQLPLPSQSEEASINRQMTVSGSIHDKVDLNILENNISVNPANMSSHGCRPKLPSFQDSSESPMQLDAKEMAHECLSAPSVEANSEKAMISSKNECLSESVTDPCSVVVCDKIVTNGGSPSKEQNLLNVNNNISNLSFENHSRNEKGFTIDYDERKQFVSLEEHESVSRCPPEAQSLNQLDPNMLDAEENETSSHAICKNDDVVVLSHVTVSNEESSSQSEKIISEKLALPDTVTHGGGKTKSLLNGLVNGSKTPSKGSNNKKASFAGEMKNGSESKTTPVLNRCPRVKFLKHAGSLNYKRLLPILLENEKSNSRAANNDHRPKLQKLLDHTPLLPISDSNLPVTPGSDSNDCDPMGDSTGNSGAQQETELQACDLNSDNLSPRYQLQDKQSMLNGPYYLENSTVSPISVHRDLPITPLGPIVDPVVTREEVGSPALSNGEKSPETPGCCRSLSKMKVRDQHDALAVSSRKGILRKNPRGCRGLCTCLNCVSFRLHAERAFEFSRNQLLDAEEVAQDLMKEVSHLRNMLLERCTDNVNDTPLLDGSQVKEACRKASETEQLAKDRFSQMNDDLNIHCRTPSLQRPSVKFSDRVEEKVIQPNR; encoded by the exons ATGGACCTGACCCGAAATTCCCGCAAACGGAACGTCCGATCTCCACCACCCGCCTCTTTCACATTCACCCGCAGCAAAGCTCACCGTACCCGCTCCGGTCAGATCCGGTCCGGTTCAAGTTCCGTTTCAAGTTCCCGCAGCAAAAATAAACCACCATACTCAGTTCCGGTTCAAGTTCCGTTTCAAGAGGAACCCGTTCCCGTTCCCGTTCCTTTTGGTGGAAACGATGTAAGCAAAGGAATTTCAGATTCAGAATTCAAAAAtctaattcatgatatttgtaGCGAATATTGTGAATCAGATTCCGAAGATAGTGATCTTGTTAAAGATCCTTGCAAGAAAGCGAAACGTGATGATGCTGATTCTGATCTACCTTGTGCTACGACCAAGGACCTCCGGGCGAGGCGAATTTATTCCCCACTTTCCGGCGCTTGTGAGTCTGATCGGGAAGTAgctgaattagggtttcaatcTCCGTCGTTTGTGGAAAATGGCGGTATGAGGACGGAATCAGCTGAAATTCCCGAATTAGGGTTTGAATCGCCATCAAGTGCTGAAAATGGAGATACACATATGGATGATGTGAGGATCAAATCTCCTGAGATTCTCGACGAGCCTTTGAATTTTAATCAGGGAATCACCAAGCTGTCAGATGAAGATTTGGGCAAAGAATCAGTGCAAACAACACCACCTAATGATGTCATATGTGTTGATTTAGAAGCTAGCTGCGATGTGAGGAATGTGGAAGAGGCAGACACACTTGTTGTCAAAGATATGTCTCCTGCTGCTAATGTAGCTGAAAATTCAAGCGAGGGCCGGAAAAATAGCTCTGTTCACAAGAGTAAATCT GTACTCAAACCGCGTTTACCTTTGAAATTGTTCAAAGCCCCAGGTTCATTCAATTACAAAAGGCTAATGGATGCTATGGGAGATAATTTCG GTATACCGAAATTGGGTCATTGTCATGAAGACAAGAAGGTTATGGGAGGTCAGGGATTGGAACTTCCTTTGACATCTGATAATCATGAAGGTTCTAAGCCTGAAACTAAGACTGATAGTTGCACCATGGGTGATACCAATGGGCCAGAACTGGCATCTTCACCAATGCAAGTAGATACCGAGAAAGTGAATGGCGAGTGTTTATCTGTGCCATCTGTGGATGATAAATGCGTGAGTGAATCAAAGGTGGATCCAGCTGCAGATTTTCTGGGTGCTAGAGATGTTGGTAATGCTTTTGACCACGGTGATGTTAAGCAAGATTCTTTCAACAGGAATAATCTTGATTGTGCTAAGGCTACTGATCACAATGGCTGTGCCTTAGAGCAGCTTGGTGTTTTGAATGAAGATTGTATACCAATGATTCGTGATATTGAAATATGTGATGATATTGTGCTCAATGTAGACCAAATGCAGGGCATACCTCAGAATGTCAAACCTATGGATCTGACCAGAAGCACTCAGGAAAGCACTGTTGAAGCGTTATACCCCAAAGCCGATAAGAGAAATAATCCACTCAAGGGCAAACAT gttcataaaccatatttgcaCGGGAAGCTGATCAAAACCCCTGGTTCGGTCAACTATAGAAGGTTGCTTCCATATTTTAAGAATCTTCCCAAAGATAACTATG GTACATCTGGTGATCAGGCCCATCATAAAAATGAAGAGGCAGATTTATATGCAAAGGAGTTCCAACTTCCTTTGCCATCTCAAAGTGAAGAAGCTTCTATTAACAGACAAATGACAGTCAGTGGCTCTATCCATGACAAAGTTGACTTGAATATTTTGGAAAACAACATCTCAGTAAATCCTGCTAATATGTCATCTCATGGCTGCCGGCCAAAATTGCCATCTTTCCAAGACTCCTCTGAATCGCCAATGCAATTGGATGCAAAAGAAATGGCACATGAGTGCTTATCTGCACCCTCTGTTGAGGCAAATTCTGAGAAAGCTATGATCAGTTCTAAAAATGAATGCTTGAGTGAATCAGTAACTGATCCTTGTTCAGTAGTGGTGTGTGATAAGATTGTCACAAATGGTGGGTCACCATCCAAAGAACAAAATTTGCTTAATGTCAATAATAATATCTCCAACCTTTCATTTGAGAATCATTCAAGAAATGAGAAAGGATTCACTATCGATTATGATGAAAGAAAGCAGTTTGTGAGTCTGGAGGAGCATGAATCTGTTAGCAGATGTCCTCCTGAAGCTCAGAGTCTAAATCAATTGGATCCTAATATGTTAGATGCCGAAGAGAATGAAACAAGCAGCCATGCAATTTGCAAAAATGACGATGTTGTGGTTTTAAGTCACGTCACCGTCTCAAATGAAGAATCTAGTTCACAGTCAGAGAAGATCATCTCTGAAAAACTGGCGTTACCAGACACTGTAACACATGGTGGTGGCAAAACAAAAAGTCTTCTGAATGGCCTAGTCAATGGTTCAAAGACGCCTTCAAAAGGAAGCAATAACAAAAAAGCTAGTTTTGCTGGTGAGATGAAAAATGGTTCCGAATCCAAGACTACACCG GTTCTAAATCGCTGCCCACGGGTTAAGTTTTTAAAACATGCTGGGTCTTTGAACTACAAAAGATTGCTTccaattttgttggaaaatgagAAGTCTAATTCCC gTGCTGCGAATAATGATCATCGCCCCAAACTTCAGAAGCTTTTGGATCACACACCACTTCTGCCAATTTCAGATTCAAACTTGCCAGTAACTCCTGGAAGTGATTCAAATGATTGTGATCCTATGGGCGATAGTACAGGAAATTCTGGAGCTCAGCAAGAAACAGAGTTGCAAGCTTGTGATTTAAATAGCGATAATTTAAGCCCAAGATATCAACTACAAGATAAACAGAGTATGTTAAATGGACCCTACTATCTGGAGAACTCCACCGTTTCACCAATTTCTGTTCATAGAGATTTACCAATCACACCTTTAGGTCCTATCGTTGATCCAGTTGTCACTAGAGAAGAAGTAGGTTCACCTGCCTTGTCCAACGGAGAGAAATCACCTGAAACACCTGGATGTTGTCGGAGCTTGTCCAAAATGAAAGTCAGAGATCAACATGATGCCCTTGCCGTTAGTTCCCGAAAAGGaattttgagaaaaaacccAAGAGGATGCAGAGGGCTTTGCACATGTTTGAACTGTGTTTCTTTTCGCCTTCATGCAGAAAGAGCATTTGAATTTTCTAGAAATCAGCTGCTAGATGCCGAAGAGGTTGCCCAAGACCTTATGAAGGAAGTATCCCATCTCAGAAACATGTTGTTAGAAAGATGTACTGATAATGTCAACGACACTCCTCTTTTGGATGGAAGTCAG GTGAAAGAAGCCTGCAGGAAAGCATCTGAAACAGAACAACTTGCAAAGGATCGATTTAGCCAGATGAATGATGATCTTAACATACATTGCAGAACACCT AGTCTTCAGCGACCAAGTGTTAAGTTTTCAGATCGTGTTGAGGAAAAGGTCATTCAACCAAACagataa
- the LOC25501788 gene encoding phloretin 4'-O-glucosyltransferase: protein MPHHRHRILLIPYPVQGHINPTFQFAKRLVALGAHVTLSTTLHMHNRLTNKPTLPNLSYLPFSDGYDDGFKATGTENYLHYSSELTRCGSEFIKNLILKNSQEGKPFTFLVHSILLQWAAKTAREFHLSTALLWVQPATVFDIIYHYFHGHSDSIKNPSCSIELPGLPLSLSPRDLPSFLLESCPTPYSIMRSFFEEQFKDLDVVETNQTVLVNSFEELEPEAFRAFENLNMISIGPLIPSDFLDKKLDPTEDNKFGGQIHIFQPSD, encoded by the exons ATGCCTCACCACCGCCACCGAATCCTCCTCATACCATATCCAGTACAAGGCCACATAAACCCAACCTTCCAATTCGCAAAAAGACTTGTTGCTTTAGGTGCACACGTTACTCTCTCTACCACCCTACACATGCACAACCGCCTCACCAACAAACCCACCCTCCCTAACCTCTCCTACCTCCCCTTCTCTGATGGCTACGACGACGGCTTCAAAGCCACCGGTACCGAGAATTACTTACACTACTCATCAGAACTCACGCGCTGCGGCTCTGAATTTATCAAAAATCTCATACTCAAAAACTCACAAGAAGGTAAACCCTTCACTTTTTTAGTTCACTCCATCTTACTTCAATGGGCTGCAAAGACAGCGCGTGAGTTTCACCTCTCGACAGCGTTGCTTTGGGTTCAACCAGCCACT GTGTTTGACATCATATATCACTACTTTCACGGACACTCTGATTCAATCAAAAACCCCTCATGTTCGATTGAATTACCGGGATTGCCATTGTCCCTATCTCCACGTGACCTACCCTCGTTTCTATTGGAGTCATGTCCAACTCCTTACTCTATAATGCGTTCATTCTTTGAAGAACAGTTTAAAGACCTTGATGTAGTAGAAACAAACCAAACAGTACTTGTTAACTCATTTGAAGAATTGGAACCAGAAGCATTTAGAGCCTTTGAAAATTTAAACATGATTTCCATTGGACCGTTGATTCCTTCTGATTTTTTGGACAAGAAATTAGATCCAACGGAGGATAATAAATTTGGTGGTCAAATTCATATCTTCCAACCTTCTGATTAG
- the LOC11406664 gene encoding phloretin 4'-O-glucosyltransferase: protein MPHRILLVPYPVQGHINPAFEFAKRLITLGAHVTISTTVHMHNRITNKPTLPNLSYYPFSDGYDDGFKGTGSDAYLEYHAEFQRRGSEFVSDIILKNSQEGTPFTCLVHSLLLQWAAEAAREFHLPTALLWVQPATVFDILYYYFHGFSDSIKNPSSSIELPGLPLLFSSRDLPSFLLASCPDAYSLMTSFFEEQFNELDVETNLTKTILVNSFESLEPKALRAVKKFNMISIGPLIPSEHLDEKDSTEDNSYGGQTHIFQPSNDCVEWLDSKPKSSVVYVSFGSYFVLSERQREEIAHALLDCGFPFLWVLREKEGENNEEGFKYREELEEKGKIVKWCSQMEILSHPSLGCFLTHCGWNSTLESLVKGVPMVAFPQWTDQMTNAKLIEDVWKIGVRVDEEVNEDGIVRGDEIRRCLEVVMGSGEKGEELRRSGKKWKELAREAVKEGGSSEKNLRSFLDGVVG from the coding sequence ATGCCTCACCGTATCCTCCTTGTACCATACCCCGTACAAGGCCACATAAACCCAGCCTTCGAATTCGCAAAACGACTCATCACTTTAGGTGCACATGTCACCATCTCTACCACCGTACACATGCACAACCGCATCACTAACAAACCTACCCTCCCTAACCTCTCCTACTACCCCTTCTCCGACGGCTACGACGACGGCTTTAAAGGCACAGGCAGCGATGCTTACTTAGAATACCATGCAGAGTTTCAACGCCGCGGCTCAGAGTTTGTCTCAGATATCATACTCAAAAACTCACAAGAAGGTACCCCTTTCACTTGCTTAGTTCACTCCCTCCTCCTTCAATGGGCCGCAGAAGCCGCACGTGAGTTTCACCTCCCGACGGCTTTGCTTTGGGTTCAACCAGCTACTGTGTTTGATATCTTATATTACTACTTTCATGGCTTCTCTGATTCAATCAAAAACCCTTCAAGTTCTATTGAATTACCAGGATTACCATTATTGTTTTCTTCACGTGATTTACCTTCGTTTCTATTAGCGTCTTGTCCAGATGCTTACTCTTTAATGACTTCATTCTTTGAAGAACAATTCAACGAGCTTGATGTAGAAACAAACCTAACAAAAACAATACTTGTTAACTCCTTTGAATCATTGGAACCAAAAGCGTTGAGAGccgttaaaaaatttaacatgatCTCAATTGGACCGTTGATTCCTTCAGAGCATTTGGACGAGAAGGATTCAACGGAGGATAATTCATATGGAGGTCAGACTCACATCTTTCAACCTTCTAATGATTGTGTTGAATGGTTGGACTCAAAACCAAAATCTTCTGTGGTTTATGTTTCATTTGGTAGTTACTTTGTTTTGTCTGAGAGACAAAGGGAGGAAATTGCACATGCTTTGTTGGATTGTGGATTTCCATTCTTGTGGGTTCTTAGGGAGAAAGAAGGTGAGAATAATGAGGAAGGTTTTAAATATAGAGAGGAGTTAGAAGAGAAGGGGAAGATAGTGAAATGGTGTTCTCAAATGGAGATTCTTTCACATCCTTCATTGGGTTGTTTTTTGACACACTGTGGTTGGAATTCAACTTTGGAAAGCTTGGTAAAAGGGGTTCCTATGGTGGCGTTTCCACAATGGACAGATCAGATGACTAATGCAAAGTTAATTGAAGATGTGTGGAAGATAGGAGTAAGAGTGGATGAAGAAGTGAATGAAGATGGAATTGTGAGAGGGGATGAAATTAGGAGGTGTTTGGAGGTGGTGATGGGGAGTGGAGAGAAAGGAGAGGAATTGAGAAGGAGTGGAAAGAAATGGAAGGAGTTGGCTAGAGAAGCAGTGAAGGAAGGTGGCTCTTCAGAAAAGAATCTGAGGAGTTTTTTGGATGGGGTTGTTGGATGA